One segment of Panicum virgatum strain AP13 chromosome 1K, P.virgatum_v5, whole genome shotgun sequence DNA contains the following:
- the LOC120709862 gene encoding ATP-dependent Clp protease proteolytic subunit-like: MTPSSALALAHLAAASPLPAASSPRPSPRPASLSLGPAGLGPRRLVAAPPPRAFFSSSPYQPPQPEGFSPHREYGLVPMVIETTSRGERAYDIFSRLLKERIVCIHGPIADDTASLVVAQLLFLESENPLKPVHLYINSPGGVVTAGLAIYDTMQYIRCPVTTLCIGQAASMGSLLLAAGAPGERRALPNARVMIHQPSGGAQGQATDIAIQAKEILKMRDRLNKIYQKHTRQPIDKIEQCMERDLFMDPEEARDWGLIDEVIESRPASLMPEGLGGGGLDVPSLGGGGGNGRGRDVEEPSAV; this comes from the coding sequence ATGACGCCCTCCTCCGCGCTCGCCCTGGCCCACCTCGCCGCGGCctccccgctcccggccgcctcctcgccgcggccctcgccCAGGCCCGCCTCGCTCAGCCTGGGCCCCGCCGGGCTCGGGCCGCGCCGGCTCGTcgcggcgccgcccccgcgGGCCTTCTTCTCCTCGTCGCCCTACCAGCCGCCCCAGCCGGAGGGGTTCTCGCCGCACCGCGAGTACGGCCTCGTCCCCATGGTCATCGAGACCACCTCCCGCGGGGAGCGCGCCTACGACATCTTCTCGCGCCTGCTCAAGGAGCGCATCGTCTGCATCCACGGCCCCATCGCCGACGACACCGCCTCGCTCGTCGTCGCGCAGCTGCTCTTCCTCGAGTCCGAGAACCCGCTCAAGCCCGTCCACCTCTACATCAACTCCCCGGGGGGCGTCGTCACCGCCGGCCTCGCCATCTACGACACCATGCAGTACATCCGCTGCCCCGTCACCACGCTCTGCATCGGCCAGGCCGCCTCCATGGGCTCGCTCCTCCTCGCGGCCGGGGCGCCCGGCGAGAGGCGCGCCCTGCCCAACGCCAGGGTCATGATCCATCAGCCCTCTGGTGGCGCGCAGGGGCAGGCCACCGACATCGCCATCCAGGCCAAGGAGATCCTCAAGATGCGCGACCGCCTCAACAAGATCTACCAGAAGCACACGCGCCAGCCCATCGATAAGATCGAGCAGTGCATGGAGAGGGACCTCTTCATGGACCCCGAGGAGGCGCGCGACTGGGGGCTCATCGACGAGGTCATCGAGAGCCGACCCGCCTCGCTCATGCCCGAAGGACTCGGTGGAGGCGGCCTCGATGTGCCcagccttggcggcggcggcggcaacggacGGGGAAGGGATGTCGAGGAGCCCTCTGCGGTGTGA
- the LOC120709870 gene encoding uncharacterized protein LOC120709870, which yields MAFLFNKFQEAVKTLAKNPMFARDPRHLQFEADVNRLFLYTSYYRLGENAEEKDAEEIIDLAGKASVAEQQNQVQENVHYQLTHMCRAMDGILRPDITNDPSKDPSETHSYSRRSGLSFAVGGAASANKQSAAIPATRPITRAELSNKFRDHFGYTLDIRPSGIPHKDAGQGLFLSGEANVGAVLAIYPGVIYSPAYYRYIPGYPRIDACNNYLITRYDGTIIDAKPWSLGGETRDLWDGSYLVDHNAVPPKGSDNNSDRVWRMLSKPLEKNMRENFGEVLERRNPLAFGHFANHPPKGSSPNVMICPYDFPLSEKNMRVYIPNITFGGEEPIKMKRFGSFYFKSGSSDNQAGDSLVLKTLVLVSTRSIRDEELFLNYRYSNSKRRPEWYSPVDEEEDKRRWS from the exons ATGGCTTTCCTCTTCAACAAATTCCAGGAG GCGGTCAAAACACTTGCTAAGAACCCCATGTTTGCTCGTGATCCAAGACATCTTCAATTTGAAGCTGATGTGAACCGTCTGTTTCTCTATACGAG CTATTATCGTCTGGGAGAGAATGCTGAAGAGAAGGATGCAGAGGAGATTATTGATTTGGCTGGCAAAGCATCTGTTGCCGAACAGCAGAATCAAGTGCAGGAAAATGTCCACTATCAACTTACGCATATGTGCCGAGCAATGGATGGCATTCTTCGTCCTGATATAACAAATGACCCGTCAAAAGATCCTTCAGAAACACATAGCTATTCTCGGCGTAGTGGATTGAGTTTTGCTGTTGGCGGAGCTGCATCTGCAAACAAGCAAAG TGCAGCTATCCCTGCTACACGGCCTATAACTCGAGCAGAACTGTCAAATAAATTCAGGGATCATTTTGGGTACACCCTTGACATCAGACCATCTGGAATTCCTCACAAAGATGCAGGCCAAGGTCTGTTCTTATCTGGAGAAGCAAATGTTGGTGCTGTCCTTGCCATCTATCCTGGTGTTATATATTCACCTGCTTATTATCGATATATACCTGGATACCCAAGAATTGATGCATGCAACAACTATCTGATCACAAGATATGATGGAACAATAATTGATGCAAAACCATGGTCTTTGGGTGGTGAAACTAGAGATTTATGGGATGGTTCATATTTGGTGGACCATAACGCTGTGCCACCTAAAGGCTCAGATAACAACTCTGATCGAGTGTGGAGAATGCTTAGCAAGCCTCTTGAGAAAAATATGAGGGAAAATTTTGGTGAAGTGCTTGAACGAAGAAATCCCCTTGCTTTTGGTCATTTTGCAAATCATCCACCAAAAGGTTCAAGTCCTAATGTCATGATCTGCCCATATGATTTTCCGCTGTCAGAGAAGAACATGAGAGTATACATCCCTAACATTACGTTTGGTGGTGAAGAGCCCATTAAGATGAAGAGGTTTGGCTCCTTCTATTTCAAGTCTGGAAGTTCTGATAATCAGGCTGGGGATTCTCTAGTTCTAAAGACACTAGTATTGGTGAGTACAAGGTCCATTCGCGATGAAGAGCTCTTCCTTAACTACCGTTACAGTAACTCAAAGCGGCGACCAGAATGGTATAGCCCTGTTGATGAAGAAGAGGACAAGAGGAGATGGAGCTAG
- the LOC120709880 gene encoding serine carboxypeptidase-like 34, with protein MAPAARHSLLLLALALALSLAAVSAAQQVDAVAAAQQAADRVAGLPGQPPVGFAQYAGYVTVNETHGRALFYWFFEATAAPDKKPLVLWLNGGPGCSSIGYGEAEELGPFLVQKGTPELKWNNYSWNTEANLMFLESPVGVGFSYTNTSSDLQKLGDKITADDAYVFLLNWFKRFPQYKSHDFYIAGESYAGHYVPQLSEKIFDGNRAGPKESYINFKGLMVGNALMDDETDQTGMIDYAWDHAVISDRVYADVKARCNFSMANVTDACNAALQEYFAVYRLIDMYSLYTPLCTDGSGSGSSAAAAARKVAVHGAAPGIFSRYRGWIMKPAGYDPCTAEYAEVYFNRPDVQAALHANVTKIGYNWTHCSDVIPTWNDAAFSTLPIIRKLIAGGLRVWVFSGDTDGRIPVTATRLTLNKLGLKTVQEWTPWYDHLQVGGWTIVYEGLTFVTIRGAGHEVPMHAPRQALTLFSNFLAGTKMPPTAYP; from the exons AtggcgcccgccgcccgccactccctgctgctgctggcgctcgccctcgccctctcgCTCGCCGCCGTGTCCGCGGCGCAGCAGGTggacgccgtggccgcggcgcaGCAGGCGGCGGACCGCGTGGCGGGGCTCCCGGGGCAGCCGCCCGTGGGGTTCGCGCAGTACGCCGGGTACGTGACCGTGAACGAGACCCACGGCCGCGCGCTCTTCTACTGGTTCTTCGAGGCCACCGCGGCGCCCGACAAGAAGCCGCTCGTGCTCTGGCTCAACGGCG gGCCTGGGTGCTCGTCGATCGGGtacggcgaggcggaggagctGGGGCCTTTCTTGGTGCAGAAGGGCACGCCGGAGCTCAAATGGAACAACTACTCCTGGAACACAG AGGCCAACCTGATGTTCCTGGAGTCCCCGGTGGGCGTCGGCTTCTCCTACACCAACACGAGCTCCGACCTGCAGAAGCTTGGCGACAAGATCACCG CTGATGACGCTTACGTGTTCCTGCTCAACTGGTTCAAGAGGTTCCCGCAGTACAAGTCCCACGACTTCTACATCGCCGGCGAGAGCTACGCCG GGCACTACGTGCCGCAGCTGTCGGAGAAGATCTTCGACGGCAACAGGGCGGGCCCCAAGGAGAGCTACATCAACTTCAAGGGCCTCATGGTCGGGAACGCGCTCATGGACGACGAGACGGACCAGACGGGCATGATCGACTACGCCTGGGACCACGCCGTCATCTCCGACCGGGTGTACGCCGACGTCAAGGCCCGCTGCAACTTCAGCATGGCCAACGTCACGGACGCCTGCAACGCCGCGCTCCAGGAGTACTTCGCCGTGTACCGCCTTATCGACATGTACAGCCTCTACACCCCCCTCTGCACCGACGGCTCTGGCTCCggctcgtccgccgccgccgccgcgcgcaaggTCGCCGTCCACGGCGCCGCCCCCGGGATCTTCTCCAGATAC CGCGGGTGGATCATGAAGCCGGCGGGCTACGACCCCTGCACGGCGGAGTACGCGGAGGTCTACTTCAACCGGCCCGACGTCCAGGCGGCGCTGCACGCGAACGTGACCAAGATCGGCTACAACTGGACGCACTGCAG CGACGTGATCCCCACTTGGAACGACGCCGCCTTCTCCACCCTCCCCATCATCCGCAAGCTCATCGCCGGCGGCCTCAGGGTCTGGGTCTTCAGCGGCGACACCGACGGGAGGATCCCCGTGACGGCGACGAGGCTCACGCTCAACAAGCTCGGACTCAAGACcgtccaggagtggacgccgtGGTACGACCACCTGCAG GTTGGCGGATGGACGATCGTGTACGAGGGCCTGACGTTCGTGACGATCCGCGGCGCCGGGCACGAGGTGCCGATGCACGCGCCGCGCCAGGCGCTGACGCTCTTCAGCAATTTCCTGGCCGGCACCAAGATGCCCCCGACGGCGTACCCCTAG
- the LOC120709889 gene encoding protein PEROXIN-4-like, with protein MQTSRARLFKEYKEVQREKSADPDIQLICDDSNIFKWTALVKGPSETPYEGGVFQLAFAIPEQYPLLPPQVRFLTKIFHPNVHFKTGEICLDILKNAWSPAWTLQSVCRAIIALMAHPEPDSPLNCDSGNLLRSGDIRGYQSMARMYTRLAAMPKKN; from the exons ATGCAG ACATCTAGAGCTAGGCTTTTCAAGGAGTATAAGGAGGTACAGCGAGAGAAGTCAGCTGACCCTGATATCCAATTAATTTGTGATGATTCAAACATATTCAAGTGGACTGCTCTTGTCaag GGCCCTTCTGAAACACCTTATGAAGGTGGTGTTTTTCAACTTGCGTTTGCAATTCCAGAGCAGTATCCTTTGCTGCCTCCACAAGTTCGATTTTTGACCAAAATTTTCCACCCAAATGTGCATTTCAAG acTGGTGAAATTTGCTTGGACATTTTGAAGAATGCATGGAGCCCTGCATGGACCCTTCAGTCTGTTTGCAGAGCAATAATTGCTCTGATGGCCCATCCTGAACCAGACAGCCCACTTAACTGTGATTCAG GCAATCTCTTAAGATCCGGAGATATCCGAGGCTATCAATCAATGGCCCGCATGTATACAAGGCTGGCGGCCATGCCAAAGAAAAATTAG